The proteins below are encoded in one region of Belonocnema kinseyi isolate 2016_QV_RU_SX_M_011 chromosome 1, B_treatae_v1, whole genome shotgun sequence:
- the LOC117170009 gene encoding titin-like, which produces MQSCSIRGCQSYKTIQTKPVAYFKFPFHNEKLLESWLSQINQDNFSPASQDQICSTHFLIEDIEPSSIGRYPILKPDATPTVFPERKKDPGPAVKAMKDTQPKIIKSEIKPAVKETKAKIIKSEIKPAVKKSPSATKFDAILVPEPSKSPEITIVSPPAKIQTKPSIIQRKPAIIQRKPAVIPQKVVQLPNKPAIQTTQIITSPIQIPTRGIPIQPKPIQIQKIQFHPNIQLQGKPQFIQFQGKHYQIQQQSPIQIQQQSPVQIQQKSPIQIQTPIKIHQTSPIIQQKSPIIQQKSPISIQQQSPILIPQNPMIQFQQSIQPNGKLIPLKQINVAELQEILAKSNNVQKDAKDGDAKKLPSVLKPNILAKKIVNANTSLTGSSPDNKRPILRIQINKLNDEGSKKLGSTSKENATKVIRTKPEEVQIKALNKSVIFRLEPSGKIVVETVETKDGVEKVVQKVEPKVISGPVPRPAEIKQKPVEVEQKPEEVKQKPAEVKQKPVEVKQKPVEVKQKPVEVKQKPKEVKQKPKEVEPMPIEVEPMPIEVEPMPIEVEPMPVEVEPAPVEVEPTPIEVKQKPEEVKQPDPKLSNLKTLYNKAQEDCEKLSKKLASLKQRHQEEQEQILKLQGHLSGLDKKVEKSYDSDISGSSVTKKRKIVTQKEEEDEYEKLLREVRKIKADYDKNIFSKPMKKQVKSTQAERLSLERDARELEDILTQDQTINTTVIKRERSKVRSDGWRSFPVVSKTSPQKKKIVVPEIQMSTVVKRQKLQVPEKQAIVQNFDMSPSKNDGEIIGLIDEENEDVNFSDEMNFEAEYLDPEFIDC; this is translated from the exons ATGCAAAGCTGCTCAATTCGTGGGTGTCAAAGTTACAAAACAATCCAAACAAAGCCCGTCGCCTATTTCAA atttcctTTTCACAACGAGAAACTGTTGGAGTCATGGCTGTCACAGATAAATCAGGATAATTTCTCGCCAGCCTCTCAAGATCAAATATGCAGCACGCATTTTTTAATCGAAGACATCGAACCTTCTTCGATTGGAAGATATCCGATTTTAAAACCGGATGCAACGCCAACCGTCTTCCCCGAACGAAAAAAAGATCCTGGACCCGCCGTAAAAGCGATGAAAGATACCCAgcccaaaattataaaatcagaAATAAAGCCAGCAGTGAAAGAGACAAAggccaaaattataaaatcagaAATAAAGCCAGCGGTGAAAAAATCACCGAGCGCGACAAAATTTGACGCAATTTTAGTTCCAGAACCTTCGAAATCTCCGGAAATTACAATTGTGTCGCCACCAGCAAAAATTCAAACGAAACCGTCGATAATTCAAAGGAAACCGGCAATAATTCAAAGGAAGCCAGCGGTAATTCCTCAAAAAGTTGTTCAGCTTCCCAACAAACCTGCAATTCAAACGACGCAAATAATTACATCGCCGATTCAGATTCCAACGCGAGGAATTCCAATTCAGCCAAAACCGATTCAGATTCAAAAAATCCAATTCCATCCGAACATTCAACTTCAGGGCAAGCCCCAATTCATTCAATTTCAGGGAAAGCATTATCAGATTCAGCAACAATCTCCTATTCAGATTCAGCAGCAATCTCCCGTTCAAATTCAGCAAAAATCTCCAATTCAAATTCAAACTCCTATTAAAATCCACCAGACATCGCCCATTATTCAGCAGAAATCTCCGATTATTCAGCAGAAATCGCCGATTAGTATTCAGCAGCAGTCGCCAATTCTGATTCCGCAGAATCCGATGATTCAATTCCAGCAGTCAATTCAACCAAACGGGAAATTAATTCCATTGAAGCAGATTAATGTGGCCGAGCTGCAAGAAATTTTGGCGAAATCGAATAATGTGCAGAAGGATGCAAAAGATGGGGATGCGAAGAAACTTCCGTCGGTTCTGAAACCGAATATTCTAGCGAAGAAGATTGTCAATGCAAACACGAGTTTGACGGGTTCGAGTCCTGATAATAAGAGACCGATTTTGCGAATACAGATTAACAAGCTCAATGATGAGGGAAGTAAAAAGCTGGGATCGACGAGCAAAGAAAATGCGACGAAGGTGATTAGAACGAAACCGGAGGAGGTGCAAATCAAGGCTTTGAATAAGTCGGTCATTTTTAGATTGGAACCATCAGGGAAAATAGTGGTGGAGACTGTCGAGACGAAGGACGGAGTCGAGAAAGTAGTGCAGAAAGTAGAACCAAAAGTTATTAGTGGACCAGTTCCCAGGCCAGCAGAGATCAAACAGAAGCCGGTAGAGGTGGAACAGAAGCCGGAAGAGGTGAAACAGAAGCCGGCAGAGGTGAAACAGAAGCCAGTGGAGGTGAAACAGAAGCCGGTGGAGGTGAAACAGAAGCCGGTAGAGGTAAAACAGAAGCCAAAAGAAGTAAAACAGAAGCCAAAAGAGGTGGAACCGATGCCAATAGAGGTGGAACCGATGCCAATAGAGGTGGAACCGATGCCAATAGAGGTGGAACCGATGCCGGTAGAGGTGGAACCGGCGCCAGTAGAGGTGGAACCAACACCGATTGAGGTGAAACAGAAGCCGGAAGAAGTGAAACa GCCAGATCCAAAGTTGAGCAACTTGAAAACTCTCTACAACAAAGCACAAGAAGACTGCGAAAAGCTGAGTAAAAAGCTCGCTTCTCTGAAACAAAGACACCAAGAAGAACAGGAGCAAATATTAAAACTCCAGGGACACTTGTCCGGTCTCGACAAAAAGGTCGAGAAATCCTACGACAGTGACATTTCCGGTTCGTCAGTAACAAAGAAGAGAAAGATAGTGACTCAAAAAGAGGAGGAGGATGAGTACGAAAAACTGTTGAGAGAAGTGAGAAAAATCAAGGCAGAttacgataaaaatattttctcgaagCCAATGAAGAAGCAGGTAAAGAGCACCCAAGCCGAGAGGCTTTCTCTGGAAAGAGACGCGCGTGAACTTGAAGATATTTTAACGCAAGATCAAACAATCAATACAACAGTGATAAAGCGAGAGAGGAGTAAGGTGAGATCGGATGGCTGGAGATCTTTTCCGGTTGTTAGTAAAACCTCGccgcaaaagaaaaaaattgtcgtCCCAGAAATACAAATGAGCACTGTGGTTAAGAGGCAGAAACTGCAGGTTCCGGAGAAACAAGCAATTGTACAAAACTTCGATATGAGTCCGTCAAAGAACGACGGCGAAATTATCGGCTTGATTGACGAGGAGAATGAGGATGTCAATTTTTCAgacgaaatgaattttgaagctgAGTATTTGGATCCGGAATTTATAGATTGTTAA